The Flexivirga aerilata sequence CCACTGGTAGGACTCGGTGACCATCGGCTGCCTGGCCTCCCACTGGATCACGCCCTCCGGGTGGTCCTGCAGGTGCTCGCCGACGCCGGGGGAGTCGACCCGGACGTCGACCCCGATCTCGCGCAGGTGATCAGCGGGTCCGATGCCGGACAGCATCAGCAGCTTCGGGCTGTCGATCGCGCCGCACGAGACGACGACCTCGCGGGTGGCGGTGATGGTGCGCGCCCGGCCGAAAGCGTTGTCCACCACCGAAACTCCGACGCAGCGCTGTTGCTCGCCGCCGTCGTCGAAGACGAGCTCACGTGCCCAGGTGTCGGTGAGGATCGTGAGGTTGTCCCGGTCCAGGATCGGGTGCAGGTAGCTCACCGAAGAGGAGGAACGCCGGCCGTCCGCCATGCGGTTGACCTGGAAGAAGTTGGCGCCGCTCACGACGGTGTCGCCGGTGTTGAACCTCGCACGGGGGATCCCCGCCTGTTCGCACGCGTCGAGCAGGGCAACCCCGCAGGGGTCGTGCGGCGGGATGTTCATCAGGTGCACCGGGCCGTCCTTGCCGTGCAGCGGCCCGTCGTCCTCGTTGGTCTCCAACTTGGTCAGCAGGGGGAAGGTCTGCGCCGATCCCCAGCCGGTGCAACCGAATTCGCTCTCCCAACCGTCGAGGTCCTCACGCGGTGGCCAGAACGCGATGCACGAGTTGTGCGACGAGCAACCACCGAGCACCTTGGCCCGCGCGTGCCGCATGAACGAGTTACCGTGCTCCTGTGGCTCGATCGGGTAGTCCCAGTCGAAGCCTGACTCCAGCAGCTCCATCCAGCGGTCGAGCTGCAGGATCACCTCCTGGTCGAGGTCGGTGGGCCCGGCCTCGAGCAGCGCCACGCGGACGTCGGGGTCCTCGGAGAGCCGTGCCGCGACTGCGGCGCCGGCCGAGCCGCCGCCGACGACGACGTAGTCGAAAGTGTTGTCGGTCAAGGTGTTTCGTCCTTCCACGTTCGTCTGTGTCAGCGCTGCGCAAACCAGCCGGTCACGCCCGGACGCAGATTGCGGTAGATGTGCTTGGCCTCCTGGTATTCGGCCAGACCGGTCGGACCGAGCTCCCGCCCGAAACCGGACTGCCCGTAGCCGCCCCACTCGGCCTGCGGCAGGTAGGGACCGAACTCGTTGATCCAGACGGTGCCGTGGCGCAACCGGGAAGCGACCCGGTCGGCCTTGCCCGCGTCGTTGCTCCAGACGGCTCCGGCTAGGCCGTATTCGGTGTCGTTGGCGATCTGCACGGCCTCGTCCTCCGTCGTGAACGTCTCGACGGTGACCGTCGGGCCGAACGCCTCGTCGTGCGCGCAGTCCATGGTGCTCGTCACGTCGTCGATCACCGTGGGCAGGTAGAAGTAGCCGTCGTCGAGGGATCCGGCACCCATGTCTCCGGTTGCGTTGGCGCCTCCGGTGCGGATCGTCGCGCCCTGCTCCTTGGCGCGCCGCACGTAGGCGTCGACCTTGTCGCGGTGCTCAGCGGAGATGAGCGGCCCTGTCTCGGTTGCCTTTTCGAAGGGGAGCCCGAGCACGATCCGCTCGGCGCGTTGCACGAGCGCATCGACGAACCGGTCGTGCACCGACTCCTCGACGACCAGGCGCGCACCGGCCGAACACACCTGACCGGAGTGCAGGAAGGCCCCGTTGAGCGCGTTGTCCACCGCGGTCGCCAGATCCTCGTCGGTCTGCACCGCGTCGGCGAAGATCACGTTGGGGTTCTTGCCGCCGAGCTCGAGCGCGACCTTCTTGACCGAACCCATTGCCGCCGCACCGAGTTTGCGGCCGGTGACCAGACCGCCGGTGAACGACACCAGGTCGACGTGTGGGTGGGTGGAGAGCGGCGCGCCCGCGGTCGCGCCCGCGCCGGTGATCAGGTTGGCGACGCCGGCCGGCACACCGGCCGTCTCCAGGACCTCCATCAGCAGGATCGACGTGTGCGGCGTCAGCTCGGCGGGCTTGAGCACGAAGGTGTTTCCGGCGGCAAGCGCGGGCGCGACCTTCCACGCCGCCTGCAGCAGCGGGTAGTTCCACGGGGTGATCAGCGCACAGACGCCGACCGGCTCGTAGACGATGCGGGAGAGCACGTCGGGACTGCCGGCGTCGACGATCCGGCCGGCGTCCTGCCCGGCGAGCTTGCCGAAGTAGTCGAAGCAGCCCGCGATGTCGTCCATGTCGATCTCGGACTCGTAGGGCCGTTTGCCGGTGTCGAGCGTCTCGGCGCGGACGAATTCGTCCTTGCGGCGCCGGATCTCGGCTGCGACCCGCAGCAACAGGTCGCCGCGCTCGGCGGTGGGCCGGGTCGACCACTCGCCGGCGTCGAACGCCTCGCGGGCCGCCGCGATCGCGCGCTCAGTGTCCTTCGCCGTCGCTTCCGAGACGGTGCCGACTGGCGATCCGTCCGCGGGACAACGGATCTCACGGGTGCCGCCGTCGGCCGCGGCTTCCCAGCGGCCTCCGATGTAGAGCGTCGCTGTCGTCATACTCCCTCTCCTTCGGTGCTCGCGTAGTCGTGACGCAGGTGCAGATAGGTCAGGTGGTGCTCGTACTGGTCGAGCACGTCCCCGATGATCTGGTCGGTGGTGTAGCCGTTGATCTGGTAGCCCTGGCTGCCCTCGTCCAGGAAGACCTCGCAGCGGTAGTAGCGGTCGCTGGTGCTGCCGGCCCGCGAGTTGGCGAAGGACGGCGTGGGGCAGGAGACCGGACTGAGCCGGTAGCTGAAGTCCGGCTCGTCCTGCAGGTCGACGACCAGGCGCGGGGCGGGGAGGCCGTCCTCGCCCACGGTCTCCTCGACGAGTGCCGGGGTGCCGGCGTCCCGCAGCCCGGCGGCGACGGATTCCAGTGCGGGCAGGCCGCGTTCGCGCAGGAAGCGTTCGGTGGCGCGATGCCCGGGAAAGGTGGTCGCGCGGGCCAGGCGGTGGCGCCAGTCGGGCTGCCTGCCGGCCGCGCCGCGTCCGGCGGCCATGAAGCCGCGCAATGAGGTGCGCAGCGACGCGTCCTTGAGCGACTCCTCGCGCATCGCGCGATAGAGGCCGATCATGATCAGCGCCAGCACGAACGAGAACGGCAGACCCATGATGATCGTGGCGTTCTGCAGCGTGATGATCGAGCCCGCGCCGCCGCCGGCGAAGAGCATGCCGAGGGTGAGCAGGCCGATGGCGACCGACCAGAAGACCCGCACCCACTTGGCGCAGTCCTGCATCGGGTGGTGCAGGTGCGAGGTGAAGTTGCCCA is a genomic window containing:
- a CDS encoding GMC family oxidoreductase, whose product is MTDNTFDYVVVGGGSAGAAVAARLSEDPDVRVALLEAGPTDLDQEVILQLDRWMELLESGFDWDYPIEPQEHGNSFMRHARAKVLGGCSSHNSCIAFWPPREDLDGWESEFGCTGWGSAQTFPLLTKLETNEDDGPLHGKDGPVHLMNIPPHDPCGVALLDACEQAGIPRARFNTGDTVVSGANFFQVNRMADGRRSSSSVSYLHPILDRDNLTILTDTWARELVFDDGGEQQRCVGVSVVDNAFGRARTITATREVVVSCGAIDSPKLLMLSGIGPADHLREIGVDVRVDSPGVGEHLQDHPEGVIQWEARQPMVTESYQWWEIGVFDTTQDGLDRPDLMMHYGSVPFDMHTLRQGYPTSDNAFCLTPNVTHAKSRGTVRLRSRDFRDKPKVDPRYFTDAEGHDMRVMIAGIRRARDIVAQPAMREWAGRELYPGTDAQTDEELADYIRRTHNTVYHPAGTVRMGAADDADSPLDPQLRVKGVQGLRVADASVFPEHTTVNPNITTMMVGERCAQLIAEDADQSE
- a CDS encoding aldehyde dehydrogenase family protein, with the protein product MTTATLYIGGRWEAAADGGTREIRCPADGSPVGTVSEATAKDTERAIAAAREAFDAGEWSTRPTAERGDLLLRVAAEIRRRKDEFVRAETLDTGKRPYESEIDMDDIAGCFDYFGKLAGQDAGRIVDAGSPDVLSRIVYEPVGVCALITPWNYPLLQAAWKVAPALAAGNTFVLKPAELTPHTSILLMEVLETAGVPAGVANLITGAGATAGAPLSTHPHVDLVSFTGGLVTGRKLGAAAMGSVKKVALELGGKNPNVIFADAVQTDEDLATAVDNALNGAFLHSGQVCSAGARLVVEESVHDRFVDALVQRAERIVLGLPFEKATETGPLISAEHRDKVDAYVRRAKEQGATIRTGGANATGDMGAGSLDDGYFYLPTVIDDVTSTMDCAHDEAFGPTVTVETFTTEDEAVQIANDTEYGLAGAVWSNDAGKADRVASRLRHGTVWINEFGPYLPQAEWGGYGQSGFGRELGPTGLAEYQEAKHIYRNLRPGVTGWFAQR